From one Insulibacter thermoxylanivorax genomic stretch:
- the purD gene encoding phosphoribosylamine--glycine ligase, with the protein MRILIVGSGGREHAIAWALSKSPQVERIYCAPGNAGIAEIAACVPIGEMQFEALAQFALQQEIDLVVVGPEAPLFGGLVDVLEEKGLKVFGPRKDAAIIEGSKVFTKELMKKYNIPTAAYETFDDYEAARAYLLKQQAPIVIKADGLAAGKGVTVAQTLEEAEQALCGIMVEKVFGEAGSKVVIEEYLSGQEMSILAFVDGETVRPMVPSQDHKPVYDGDRGPNTGGMGTYSPVPHIPQSVVDEAIETILKPAARAMVQEGRPFRGVLYAGLMISEKGEPKTIEFNCRFGDPETQVVLPRLKSDLAEILLATVEGRLHEVEIEWSDEAAVCVVLASGGYPGPYEKGKPITGLDQVEHSLVFHAGTALQDGQIVTNGGRLLGVTGVGRDITEAREIAYADIEKIRYEGKHYRTDIALKALQAMKG; encoded by the coding sequence GTGCGGATCTTAATCGTCGGCAGCGGGGGACGCGAGCATGCGATTGCTTGGGCGCTGAGCAAGAGCCCGCAGGTGGAACGTATCTACTGCGCGCCGGGCAATGCGGGTATAGCAGAGATCGCAGCATGTGTGCCGATTGGCGAGATGCAATTTGAGGCATTGGCACAGTTTGCGCTGCAGCAAGAGATTGATCTCGTAGTGGTTGGGCCGGAAGCGCCGCTCTTCGGCGGATTGGTCGATGTTCTGGAGGAGAAGGGGCTGAAGGTGTTCGGTCCTAGGAAAGATGCGGCGATCATCGAGGGCAGCAAGGTTTTTACCAAAGAGCTCATGAAAAAATACAACATCCCTACTGCGGCCTATGAGACCTTTGACGACTATGAAGCGGCCAGAGCTTATCTGCTCAAGCAGCAGGCGCCGATCGTCATCAAAGCGGATGGTCTGGCAGCCGGCAAAGGAGTCACCGTTGCGCAGACGCTGGAGGAAGCGGAACAGGCGCTGTGCGGCATCATGGTCGAGAAGGTATTCGGCGAAGCGGGATCGAAGGTCGTCATCGAAGAATATTTGAGCGGACAAGAGATGTCGATCCTGGCCTTCGTCGATGGCGAGACGGTCCGGCCGATGGTACCGTCCCAGGATCATAAGCCGGTATACGACGGCGACCGCGGACCAAATACAGGCGGTATGGGGACCTATTCGCCGGTGCCGCATATTCCGCAGTCCGTCGTGGATGAGGCGATCGAGACGATCCTGAAGCCGGCGGCACGGGCGATGGTGCAGGAGGGGCGGCCGTTTCGCGGCGTGCTCTATGCGGGACTGATGATCAGCGAGAAGGGCGAGCCGAAGACGATCGAGTTCAATTGCCGTTTCGGCGATCCCGAGACGCAGGTCGTGCTGCCGCGGTTGAAGTCGGACCTGGCGGAGATCTTGCTGGCGACGGTAGAAGGACGGCTGCATGAAGTCGAGATCGAGTGGAGCGATGAGGCGGCGGTATGCGTTGTGCTCGCTTCGGGCGGCTATCCCGGCCCGTACGAGAAGGGCAAACCGATCACCGGGCTCGATCAAGTCGAGCACTCCCTCGTCTTCCATGCCGGCACGGCGCTCCAAGACGGGCAGATCGTCACGAACGGCGGCCGCCTGCTCGGCGTCACGGGCGTCGGACGGGATATCACGGAAGCCCGGGAGATCGCCTATGCGGATATCGAGAAGATCCGCTATGAAGGCAAGCATTACCGCACGGACATCGCGCTCAAAGCCTTGCAGGCGATGAAGGGTTGA